One Grus americana isolate bGruAme1 chromosome Z, bGruAme1.mat, whole genome shotgun sequence DNA window includes the following coding sequences:
- the GADD45G gene encoding growth arrest and DNA damage-inducible protein GADD45 gamma isoform X2 yields MTLEESHGQEPMPAGQNWMHGAGKALHKLLVSAQRRGCLTAGVYESAKLMNVDPDNVAFCVLATDEEDEGDIALQIHFTLIQAFCCENDIDIVRVTDVAKLAAIVGPNEESGEPRDLHCIVITNPSEDGWKDPALETLNSFCEESRNVNDWVPTITLPE; encoded by the exons ATGACTCTGGAGGAGAGCCACGGACAGGAGCCTATGCCTGCGGGTCAGAACTG GATGCACGGCGCCGGCAAGGCCCTCCACAAGCTGCTGGTGTCGGCGCAGCGCCGCGGCTGCCTCACCGCCGGCGTCTACGAGTCGGCCAAGCTGATGAATGT CGATCCCGACAACGTTGCTTTCTGCGTGCTGGCCACGGACGAGGAGGACGAGGGGGATATTGCTCTGCAGATCCACTTCACCCTGATCCAGGCCTTCTGTTGCGAGAATGACATTGACATTGTGCGGGTGACTGATGTCGCCAAGCTGGCTGCCATCGTGGGGCCCAATGAGGAGTCTGGGGAGCCGCGGGACCTCCACTGCATCGTCATCACG aaCCCAAGTGAAGATGGCTGGAAGGACCCAGCTCTTGAAACACTGAACTCGTTTTGTGAAGAAAGCCGAAATGTCAATGACTGGGTACCAACCATCACCCTGCCTGAGTGA
- the GADD45G gene encoding growth arrest and DNA damage-inducible protein GADD45 gamma isoform X1: MTLEESHGQEPMPAGQNWMHGAGKALHKLLVSAQRRGCLTAGVYESAKLMNVDPDNVAFCVLATDEEDEGDIALQIHFTLIQAFCCENDIDIVRVTDVAKLAAIVGPNEESGEPRDLHCIVITVSVLWVSGAPCAVLCYCVYATSLCMEQLEPFRAAPSPVGSQILFWAEKGGLAHTVQRVS, encoded by the exons ATGACTCTGGAGGAGAGCCACGGACAGGAGCCTATGCCTGCGGGTCAGAACTG GATGCACGGCGCCGGCAAGGCCCTCCACAAGCTGCTGGTGTCGGCGCAGCGCCGCGGCTGCCTCACCGCCGGCGTCTACGAGTCGGCCAAGCTGATGAATGT CGATCCCGACAACGTTGCTTTCTGCGTGCTGGCCACGGACGAGGAGGACGAGGGGGATATTGCTCTGCAGATCCACTTCACCCTGATCCAGGCCTTCTGTTGCGAGAATGACATTGACATTGTGCGGGTGACTGATGTCGCCAAGCTGGCTGCCATCGTGGGGCCCAATGAGGAGTCTGGGGAGCCGCGGGACCTCCACTGCATCGTCATCACGGTGAGTGTCCTGTGGGTGAGTGGTGCTCCATGTGCTGTCCTCTGCTACTGTGTTTATGCTACCAGTCTCTGCATGGAACAATTAGAGCCTTTTAGGGCGGCCCCATCTCCCGTTGGTAGTCAAATCCTCTTCTGGGCAGAGAAAGGAGGCTTGGCACACACTGTACAACGAGTCAGCTGA